The nucleotide sequence TATGGAGCCGATAAGGAAATTGTCAATTGTCGTGTAGTGGGGTTGGGATAAACCGTCAGTAAGACATCATCCGGTTCCGGCTCGGCCGCCAAAATCGCCAGATACACTTCTTCTGAAATAGCTTCGCCACATCCATTAACGCTGCCTCGCACGGAGTATCGCCCTGTCTGTACAACGGTATAAGTGGGGTTAATGGCCCCCGCAATAGGCAATCCATTGAGCAACCATTGAACCCCCGATGTGGCGTTTGAGGTTAGCGTAAAGTTATTAACACTAATGAGCGGAGTGAGCGCTGTACGAACGGCCACTGGAACGGTTGCTGACAGCACAGGTAAACACGAGTTGGCAACCTGCACTGCATAACTACCCGATGTGCTGATGGACAGCGTACTGCTGGTTGCTCCACTGATGGTCTGCCCATCCCGGAACCACTGGTAGGACAGTCCAGTACCGGTGTTCGCCCGAAGCGTTAAGCTGCTGCCCTGGCAGACGCTGGTTGAGCCATCAGGCGTAATTGTAGCGGTAGCCGCTGTTCCAGCCGTTGGGGCAACGGCCGTACGTTGAGGGCCAGGACAGTCGAGTGACCGGACTTTAAGGTTGTAGAAATAATACCAGGCTGTCCTGAGCGTGTCGGTGGTCGTACCATTATTGAACAGTGACCCTTTTATTGACAGGACTGGCTGGCCCGTTTGTGTAGTCAGGCGGTAGGGAAAGCCTGTTACACCTGCGTTACTTCGGAAAATAGACGCTCCTTCGTCGTATTCAATCGTGATCTTATAGTCGCCAGCCTGAGGAATACGCAGGTTCAGGGCATAAACTGCGCCTGGATCATTGGGGTCATCCACTAGCTGACCGTTTGAGGTGGCTGTCAGACTCTGATTACGGGTCGGCGTTACATCCAGGGTCACGCTCGAGACGGCCGCATTATCATACTTCCGTACGGTAAACGTCAGCTTACCTGCGGTACCAATGTATAGCCGGGCACTCTCCAGTGTTAAAGGAACCAGCGTCGAAATGAGCGGAGCGGGACCAAAATTTCCGCTGTAGGAGCCTCCTCCAAAAACTTTTTTATCAACGGGGCCAACAGTGCCGGAGAACTCGTTCAGGACGGCGTAAAACTGACCTGTGGCGGGGAGGCTTCGCAGGGCAATCTGGTTGCCAGCTGCGAGCAGGTTGCCACCTGTTGGCGCATCATACCAAAAAGCGGTACCGCCCCCCGTGTTACGCAGTGAAATAGCCGTATCGCTGCCGCAACGAGTGGCTGAAAACAGCCCATTGGTTGGTGCCCCGGCTGTTGTACGAATTTCCGTCAAGGTGTTATTTGTACCGTTCTGGTCGCTGCCGAGGTTTGTCGTTATTGTAAACCGGTACGTTTGTCCGGCGGCCAGATTTATGCCCGTCGGTGTGTTTAGCGTCAATTGGCTTTCTCGAAAAGCCAGCAGCGTCGCTACGGTTCCGGTGAGGCTGGCTACTTCGGTATTGCTGACATCAGTCACTCGGACCGTTACGGGCACATTGTGCTGGTCGGCAGTACCATAGTTACGCAGCCGGACGGCTACCGTTATGGCGCTGCCCGTCTGCCCGCAGAAGTTGGCTTCGGGCGAAACAAGCGCCAGCGCGCCAACATCATTGGCTGTTTGGACCGCCTTTAGCAGAAAGTCCTGTGTTTGGCCAGTACTCACGCAGGCTGATACGTTGCCTGCGTTGGCGGCTTCCGTCAGAACGATACGAAGCGGAATCAACTGGCCGTTGCTGATGGAGGCTGGAACGGTTACGGCGCTTATAAACGGGGTCGGGTTTGCCAGCAGATTAGATGTAGTAACCGTTTCGTTGGCATCGTCGAAGTCGCCGTCCAGATTCCAGTCGGCAAACGCTTTAAGGTAAGCTGACTTCCAGGTGCCGCAGGTGGCTGGCGTGATCGTCAGCGGAATCTGTTGCCCAACCTGAATGGTTGTTACGGTTTGCGTAAAGTCGACGTAGGCCGTTGAACAGTCGGCGGGCCCCGGCTGATCAATGCCGCCAAACTGCACTCGGCTGATTTTAACGCCCCCCGTCGATGTTGCAGCCGATGAGCAGTAAGCTTTTCCGCCAATGCCGCTTATTAGCAACCCGTAATCCTGACTATTGCCACTCAACGTACCCTTGTGGGAAATGCTTAGGGTGTATGTCCGGCCCGGTACGGGGTTGTCAATGACGATTTGCTCAACGTTGTCGCGGATATTATCGCCCCGCGTGGCCGGATTAGCTGGATTGTTAGGGTCAAGAATCCAGGGCAACGTGGTCCGGGAGCCGTCGCTGACGCGGATGTCGAGGTCGTTTACAAGTTTAGGTGTCCGGTCGTTGAGCGTTGTCGCAGAAGGAACAGAAGCCGTAGCGGCCGGGTCAGTCCAGCAGATCGTAACAATGAGCGGTCCACGTCCTGAGGCTATCACTGGCAGGGTATACTTGTCGCCCTGATTGAGGGTGCGCTCGTCTAACAGGTGGCTCTGATCCGTATTCAGAATGACCCGCCCGGCTTTTTCATCGTTCAGAATACCCCAGCCATTCCGGTAATCCGGGCCGGGAGCGTTGCCCGCTTCGTCGGCCGTATGCAGGACCAGGCCTTTGAGTGTTGCGGAACGCAAATACCGGCCATTGTTACGCTGTGCAAACAGTTCTTGTAGCAACAGTACTGATCCCGCCACGTTGGGCGATGCCATGGATGTACCGCTGAGGGTAGCGTAAGCGTTGGCATTATCCGAACTGGTTGATAAGACATTGACGCCTACCCCTACAATATCGGGTTTGATGCGCCCATCGTCGGTGGGTCCCCAACTGCTGAAGTCGGCCAGATTGACATCGGATGGTTGATTGTACCCGCTGGATAGATTACTCACCGCGCCCACCGACAGAATATTTTTTGCCGTACCATACGTACTGATCTGGTCGTAGCCATCCTGGTTGTTGCGGGTCGCCGAACTATATACCCGCCGGTTAATTACGTAATGTAGTTGGCCGGGGCCGGGGCCATTCTCGCCGTGGTTATTCCCGGCTGATTTGACGATAAGATAATACGGGGCATTATGCGCAATGTCATCCCAGCTGCGGGCGTCGCTGTTGTAGAAGCCGAACTTATAATCTTCCGTTGCACTGACGGTGGTGTCGCCCCACCATTCCCATTTGACGGTTCCGGCGCGGCTATCGTTATAAACCCAGCCCGACTGCGCGCCGTAGGAATGGTTGGATACGAGCAAATTTGACGCGGCCGCCCCCATCTCAGCATCGTCGTTGGTAAAGTCGTAGGCCCGCAGATTTGTGCCGAAGGCCATGCCCTTTACCTGAGTGTTTACCCCGGCTGCCATTAAAATACCGGCTACATGCGTAGCATGAAGATCGAGTGTGCTTGAGTTATCTACTTGCGTTACCCGACTTCCTGCGTTGCCATTACTGAACTCGACATGCGTATTGAATACCTTACCGCCGTCCCAGATGGCAAGTTTGTCTTTTAAGGTGCTGCCCGAAAGCGAGAGGCCAAGACTGCCGCCCGCGTAAAGGGCCGACGTATGGGTACTTTGAGCCGCACGGGTGGTGCTGTGCGTTACGTCGTAGAGTAGCTCCCCCCGATTGTTGATGCCCCTAAGTTTCAATACGTTTCCATCGGGCCGGCGCTCACTGATCGGACGGTTCTGTCGAAGCGCTTCGGTAAGTGCCTGCTGGTAATTTTCGCTGCGATACTGCTGAATTGTTTGTAAAAGAGCCCCCTGTCGCGCCTGTTGCTGAGCGCTGTACTGAGGTAGTGGCTGGGCCGTTAGTTGGTTAGCTGCCAGCAAAATAGCCAGGCTGAACAGATACTGTAAATGTCGTTGCATGGAAGCAAAATCGGGCGGAGAAGGCCAGTAACGAAGGTACTTATTTAGTACGAGAAATGGAGGAGTTCCGTTGCGGGGAGGCCTGACAATCGGCACCTTTAAATCCGTTTTTAATCATAGGAGTAGCTGTTGGTTATTCGGGACGCATTTCTACAATAAAAGAGCTTCTTTACCGCTGATGGATTAAACCCTCGTCCGGCCTGGTTGTCAGACCCGTAAAGCTAAACAACTATGAATTTCTATGCCGAACCGCATTTCCGGGATGTAAGTCGGGTTCGTTATCTCCTGAACCGGGCTGCGTTTGGAGGAACTCCATCCGAATTAGCTAACCTAAGTCGACAACCGCTGCGGAAAGTTGTTCGTCAACTGCTGAACACGAATGCAGCAGTAACTAATCTGCAGGTAGTAGAACCGGAGGAGAACGTTTCTAAACGCCGGTTGAAGGGGATGATGCGCGCCGGGCAACTCGACCGGCAGGTGCTAAAGGAGCAAATTCGGCAGAACGCCGAACGGGTGCGTGACCTCAATCTGCAATGGCTCGACCGTATGGCCAGTGGCACCGGCGCATTACGTGAAAAGATGGCTTTGTTCTGGCATGGTCATTTTGCCTGTCGGACTATGGGCAAGAATCCGCTTTTTATGCAACAGTACGCCAATACGCTGCGGCAGCACGCTCTGGGTCGTTTCGGCGATCTGTTGATGGCGGTTTCCCAAGAGCCGGCCATGCTGCAGTTTCTGAATAACCAGCAGAATCGTAAGAATGCACCAAACGAGAATTTCGCCCGTGAGGTGATGGAACTGTTTACGCTCGGTCGCGGCAATTATTCCGAGCAGGATATTAAGGAAGCGGCCCGGGCGTTTACGGGCTGGCAGTTTACGCCCGAAGGCCAGTTCGTATTTCATGAGCGCGTACACGACGAAGGCGAAAAAACGATTTTTAGTAAAACCGGTGCCTTCAAAGGCGAAGATGTAATCGCCATGCTGCTTGAAAACTCGCAGACGGCGCGGTTTATCACCCGGAAAATTTACCGCTTTTTCGTCAATGAAACCGAAGACACGAAACGGATGGATGAACTGGCTGGGCTCTTTTATAAAAGCGGCTACAACATCGGCGAACTGATGGAGCATATCCTGACGGCCGACTGGTTTTACGATCCTAAAAACGTCGGTGCTCATATCAAATCGCCGGTCGAGCTGCTGGCCGGGATGCGCCATACGCTGGGCGTAACGTTCGATCAGCCGCAACCGCAGATTTTTGTGCAGCGCACCTTAGGCCAGGTTCTGTTTTACCCGCCGAACGTGGCGGGTTGGCCAGGGGGCAAAAACTGGATTGATTCGTCGAGTCTGCTGTTTCGGATGCAGTTGCCGGGCTATGTCCTGAAAGCCGCCGACGTGCTGGTGCGACCCAAAGAGGACGGTGACGTCAATACCGAGTCGCTGGCTCGTAAAGGCGGCCAGAATTTTCGTACGACGGTCAACTGGACCGATTTTGAAGCTTCGTTTGCCAAAACGCCGGAGGCTGATCTGCCCGATGCGCTGGCCGTTACGTTGCTTCCATTCCCGCTCCGGCCCGATCAGCGAACACTTATCGAAACTCAGGTAAAAACCGCTCAGACTCGTTCTGAACGGGTTCGGACTATAACAACGGCTCTGATGAGCCTGCCGGAATATCAACTGACTTAATCTTTGTTCAGCCTTACGTATGAACCGCAGAGACTTTCTTAAAAACTCCGCCCTCACAACGGCCGGGACAATGCTGATCCCGCACTTTCTGAAGGCTTACGAAACCTTAGCGATGGGCCAGCTGATGGCGCCGTCGGGTAAAATTCTGGTAGTTGTCCAGCTTTCAGGCGGCAACGACGGGCTGAATACGGTTATCCCATACCGGAATGATATTTATTATCGTGAACGGCCGACTATCGCGATTCAGCCGGATAACGTTTTGCCGTTGACGGATGAAATTGGCCTGCACCCGGCTATGGGGCCGCTTCGGGCGCTCTATGACGAGGGCCTGCTGACGGTTATCAACAATGTGGGCTATCCAAACCCGGACCGATCACACTTCCGGTCGATGGACATCTGGCACACGGCCAGCGACTCGAATCAGTACCTGCAAACGGGCTGGGTAGGGCGGTATCTGGATGCGTCCTGTGCCGGAAAAGAGCAGCAGCCGTTCCGAACGATTGAAGTCGATGATACGCTTAGTCTGGCCCTGAAAGGCGAAGAATTGAACGGACTGGCTGTGCTGGACGCGAAAAAGCTGTATAACCAAACCCGAAGCGGGCTGGTGACGGGACTACGTAAAACATCGGTTCAGCCGGATCATGACCATGCCCCGCATGAATCGGTTGCGTACCTCTATAAGACGCTGGCCGAAACCGTTTCGTCGGCGGAGTACGTGTATGATAAAGCCAAACAGGCTACCGGTGGCATTAAAAGCAGTCCGACAACTTATCCGAACCATGAACTGGGCCACCGGCTTCGAACGGTGGCGCAGCTGATTCAGTCGGGTGTTGGAACAAGCGTGTATTACGTGTCGATCAGCGGATTTGATACGCACATCAACCAGCCGGGTCAGCAACAGCGGCTATTGGGGCAGTATGCAGAAGCCGTTGGCGCGTTCATGACCGACCTGAAAACGGCCGGTCGGCAGAACGACGTCCTGTTGATGACCTTCTCCGAGTTTGGTCGGCGCGTCAGGCAGAACGCCAGCAACGGCACGGACCACGGTACAGCCAACAACGTATTTCTAATTGGTGGTGGGTTACCATCGCGCCGGGTGTTGAACGAAGCGCCAAATCTAACCAGCCTGACTGATGGCGATCTGCTGTATTCTGTTGACTTTCGGCAAATCTATGCTACGCTACTTCGTGACTATCTGGGTGCCGACGACGTAGCAATTCTGGGTCGCAGGTTTGAGCCATTGAAGTTTGTATAACGAACGTACAGCTACTATCGTGGCTATGCAGTCTATACCGACTGACTCGAATGAATAAGGAATTGGCTAATAGGAGGTATATAATAAATTTTACCCCGCAAACCGTCAACTTGTCGCCCAATCTACGTTATTTCGCAAACAGCCAATTTTTTAGTCTTCTGAATGGTAGGTATTATTATGGGCAGCCTCTCCGACCGCAAGGTCATGCAGGAGGCCGCCGACATCCTGACTGCGTTGGGCGTAACGTGGGAGATGGACATCGTTTCTGCGCACCGCACGCCCGAAAAAATGGTCGAGTATGCTAAGTCCGCCCGCGATCGCGGCCTGAAAGTTATCATCGCCGGCGCAGGCGGAGCGGCTCACCTGCCGGGTATGGTGGCTTCGCTGACTACCCTGCCCGTAATTGGTGTTCCGGTAAAATCCAGCAATTCCATTGATGGCTGGGATTCCATCCTGTCTATTCTGCAAATGCCCGCCGGTGTACCCGTGGCCACTATGGCGCTCGACGGGGCCCGCAACGCCGGGATTCTTGCCGCGCAGATCGTCGGTACATTTGACGTAACGGTCGCTCAGAACCTCGCCCGGTTTAAGGAAGAGTTGAAAGAAAAAGTGGCGGATATGAGCCGCCAGCTAACCACGCCCTAACTCCTGTACACCATGGAAGCGGAAAATCAAACCACAAACCCTCGCTCGGCCGGAAGTTCCAGCCTGCCCGCCCTCACGCTTATCGTGCTGGTTGGCCTGATTGCTGCTCTGCTCTACGTAGGTTACGAGTACGTCTCCGACGATACGAATGGTTATGATGAGTTAACGAATGTAGCACTCGATACAACCTCGCAGCAGCCGCTGGCCCAGGAAGATCCCGAAATGCTGATGGCTCCCCAGGAAGCCGATACGTCGTCGCAGCCTGCACCGGTTGATCTTTCGCAGGCAACTCCGCCAGCCGATGCGCCCGAAGCCAATCCGCTGGCCGAAGAAGTAGCCGCAGCGAACCGCGAAACTACCGAAGGAAAGCCGGCTCCCGCCGAAAAAACGGCAGCCGAAAAGACAGTGGAGAAGCCTAAGGAAATCAGAAAAGAAGAAAAATCAGTTGCTGAGAAGTCGAAAACTGAAAAGCCGAAGACCGAAGTCGCCGTTACGAAGCCCAAAATCAAACCGGGGGGGGTGTCGAGTTCTTATAAAGTTGGCGCCGGTGAAACCTTCTATGGCGTAGCGAACCGCTATAATATGAAACTTAGTACGCTGAAAGCGATGAATCCGGGCGTATCCGAAAGCGATATTAAAGCGGGCGTTACAACGCTAAAGGTAAAAGCAATGGCTGTGCACACAGTCGGACCGGGCGACGTATTGCGTGTGGTAGCTCAGAAATACGGTGTCAGCAAAGAAGCTCTGATGCGGGCCAATAAAAAGCAGAAAGACATTGCGACACGGGGCGAGAAATTGATAATTCCGTACCCTGAAAAGCAGTAAGCAACCCTTTATTTCTTTTCATACACCAGCCCAACTGTAAACCGAAGGTCGTTGTTTCTGCGGCCGGGCACCACCAGACTTTCATAGGCGTTCGCCAGGGTAGAGCGCAGACTGACTACGGACGTTAATTTCATCTGGAGACTCAGGCTGGCGTTCCACCGCACGTTGTGAGTACCAAGGGCAGGCTGATAAAAGGCTGTGTGCGTGATCGTCAGCCGATCTTTGTCAACGGTGTATTCACCAAACAATCGCGCCGAGTTTCGGAATATACTAATGTCGCGGAGTTCGACAAAATCTGTGTATTCGTGAAGCAGCACATTGGTAATGGAGATATAGGCGCGTTTACGGTTCACCAGTTTATACCCCGCTCCGCCTGCAATTGTCCAGCGTCGGTTAATCTGGCGCAGGTTACTCCGTTCAAAGGAACCAAAGCCCAGGTAATACAGCCTCTTTTCATGGCGGTAAGTGGTCCGGAAATCGCCGAACCATTCACGCTCAGCCAGCAGGCCGTTTTGTCGGCCATAGACAAACGAGGGTGAGGTTGATAGCTTAAAATAGTTGCTCAGCTCATAATCTACTGACCCGGCCAGTTGGAGCAGCGTGCGATTAATATTGCCACTTGTCAGTGTGCCATCGGCCGCAAAGCGGTAGCGAAACGTTGGTGTTACGGGTTCAGCCAATGCCGCTTTGGCCGCCACCTGACTACTATCCGTAGTGCTTGAATCGGTGGGGACACTGGTTTGCGTTGAGTCGGGCGTTGATGGTCGGAGCGGGTCAGGCTGTTCAACAATCTGAGCCGACAGATGGGTTGTAAAGAGAAAAAAGAAACTTACTAGTGAAAATAAGCGAACATTTTTCATAAACTGCTGAGCTGGTAAGGCCCGCAACATAGGAAAAAAGTCTAGATTTGGCCGACTACCGGTTAGTCTATTTATTCGATCGCGTTACCATAAGCCTCCATTCTGTATGACTCGCTGGGGAATTTTAGGACCGGGCCGCATTGCCCACAAATTTGCGCAGGATCTGCTCACGGTGCCTGGTGCTCAACTTTACGCGGTTGCGTCCTCAGACCAGCAACGGGCCGATGAGTTTGCGCAGCAATACGGTGCCACCCATGCTTTTGGAAGCTACGACGGTCTGCTGACACTCCCGGATCTGGATGTGGTGTATGTGGCAACCCCCCACGTCAAGCATCACGAAAATGCGTTGATGATGCTCAATGGTGGTGTTGCTGTGCTGGGAGAGAAACCCTTCGCAATGAATTCCGGGCAGGTTAGGGAAATGGTGGATACGGCGCGGGCGAAGCAGGTATTTCTAATGGAAGCTCTCTGGAGCCGTTTTATGCCAGGCATCGAGCAGGCGTTAAAATTAATCCAGTCGGGCGCTATTGGTAAGGTAGTTTCGGTCAAGGCCGACTTTGGCTTTAAGGCCCCATTCCTGCCGGAGAAACGCCTGTTCAACAAAGCCTTGGGCGGAGGTTCATTGCTCGACATTGGCATCTATCCGCTATTTTTATCTTACCTGATTTTAGGAAAGCCAACGGCTATCAAAGCGTTTGCAACCCTGGGCACAACGGGTGTCGATGAACAATGTGGCATGCTGCTATCGTATGCAAATGGGGAATTAGCCTTACTGGACAGCACCTTACTGGCGCAAACCGAAACGGCCGCTCTGATCTACGGCGAAGAGGGCCATATTCAGATTCATAGTCGGTTTCACGAGACGAAGGGATTAACGCTTACGGTGAATGATCAGGCGCCAACTACGTTTGAGTTTGATCGCAGCACGTTTGGCTATGATTATGAAGCGCGGCACGTAATGGACTGCTTGGCTGATGGATTAACAGAAAGCCCGCTCTGGTCGCTCGACGACAGTCTGAATCTTATGTCCCTGCTGGATGCCATAAGAGCCGAAGCCGGAATAGTGTATGAATAAGTCAGCATGCTGACCAGCAGAGACGGGTAGCTGTAGCGCCTGCTTACGTTCGAACGCGCTACGTCCTGTCATTTCTCCTTACCTTTGTGGCATGACTGATCGCTATGCCCAGCGCGGAGTTTCCGCCAGTAAAGAAGACGTTCATAACGCCATCGCCGAGCTCGACAAAGGCCTTTTTCCGAAAGCCTTCTGCAAGATTGTCCCCGACACCTTAGCCGGTGACCCGGATTTCTGCACCATAATGCATGCTGATGGAGCCGGAACTAAATCGTCGTTGGCTTATTTGTACTGGCGTGAAACCGGCGATCTGAGCGTCTGGCGGGGAATTGCGCAGGACGCCGTTGTGATGAACACCGACGATCTGATCTGCGTTGGCGCAACCGGCCCAATGCTGCTGTCTTCTACTATCGGGCGTAACAAAAATCTGATTCCGGGCGAGGTCATTGCCGAAATCATTAACGGCACCGAAGAAGTGCTGCAGATGCTACGGGATCACGGTATTGAGATTTACAGCACGGGTGGTGAAACTGCCGACGTTGGCGATCTTGTCCGGACTATCATTGTGGACAGCACTGTTATCGCCCGGATGCGACGCGATCAGGTTATTAGTAACGACCGGATTCAGGCGGGCGATGTTATTGTCGGACTGGCGTCGTTTGGGCAGGCAACCTACGAAACGCAGTACAACGGCGGCATGGGCAGTAATGGACTCACTTCGGCCCGCCATGATGTACTGGCGCACTACCTGGCCGACCGCTATCCCGAAAGCTTCGACCCCGCCATAGACCGTAATCTAATTTATAGCGGCTCACGACAGTTAACCGATGTGGTTGAACAAACTGGGCTGAACGTCGGTCAGCTTATTCTTTCGCCAACGCGCACCTATGCCCCCGTTGCAAAAACGCTGCTCGACGAGCTTCGGCCGTACATTCACGGAATGGTGCATTGTTCCGGTGGGGCACAGACCAAAGTGCTGCATTTTATTGATAATCTGCACGTAATAAAAAATAACCTGTTTCCAGTACCTCCTTTGTTTGAGATTATTCAGGCCGAGAGTAACACAAGCTGGCAGGAAATGTACAAAGTTTTCAATATGGGCCACCGGCTGGAAGTATATCTTTCTGAAGCGTACGCACAGCAGGTAATCGACGTAAGCCGCTCGTTCGGGATCGACGCGCAGGTAATTGGGCATGTCGAAGCCTATCAGGGAAAGAGAGTAACTATAGTTACTAAAATGGGTACATTTTTCTACTAATCCTTTGTAAATAAGCCAACTGTAAATACATTGCGGGCGTAACTTGTACCACACTTAAACATAGCCCGTTTGTGAAGAAAATCTACACGATTTGTCTTTGGCTCACCTTTATCTTCACTGCAAAAGCGCAGACAACCCACTTTCAACAAAATTTTTCAGCCGGAGGAACACCAGCCAGTTATACAGCCACTTCGCCCAACAATACGCAGTTTAACGCCCTGGCTGGTCTAAATCCGGTTATCACCAATAACGCTGTTCAATTCACAAGGCCTACGGACAGTGGGACCGGCTACATGCATCGTTCCGCTAATTTTGCTGGCCCGCCTACTTCACTACATGTTCAGTTCACCTTTGAGGTAGTATCGCACGACCCCGCGATAGCTGGAACAAGCGCTGTTATCTTTTATGTTGGCACTAACTTTAGTGCGTATCAAGGCCCTCAAAACCCAGATGTTGCTGATACGTATGCGCGGTTAGGCTTTAATTTACCCAACACTACATCGGGTCAGTTTCAGCTTAGAGCATCACCGCAGGGTGGCGGTAATGGCGGCACAAACAGCGCTGCCTTTTCAGGGCGGCAGACAATTACGTTCGCCATGAACAATACCGGAAGTAATAACTTCAACTATGTGTCGCCCACTGGATCATTGGAGGCATTGCCCAACGATACATACGATGTCTGGGTTGGCAATACAAAAGTTTTCAATGATTTACCCGTCCTGGTTCCCACCCAGCAGATTGCGAACTTTAAGTTTAGAATGAGTAACGGGGTTGGTGTCGTGCAGATTGGGAACATCCTTATGCGCGACATCGCTCAGGCCCTTCCTGTTGAACTGCTTTCATTTACGGCTAAACCTCAGGGCCAGCAGGTGCAGCTTGCCTGGGCCACTACCTCCGAGCGCAATGCCGATCGGTTTGAAGTGCAGCGCAGCCACGATCTAGGCGAGTTTCTGACTCTTGGCGAGGTCAGAGCCAAAGGCAATACCGATTTACGTCAGTACTACGGTCTGGTTGACGAGCGGCCGTTGGACCAGAGCAACTATTACCGGTTAAAACAGGTGGATCAGGACGGCACGGCGCATTACTCAAAAGTTGTGTCGGTCGTCATGGATAACCTGACTCCCGCTTTCGAAATACTGGGCAATCCGACCGATGGGCATAGCATTTATGCCGCCGTTCGGAATCTGGCCGGAGCGACGTATCGTCTGACTACTCTGGCCGGGCGCGACCTGTCCATGACTAACCAGATCCAAACCGACGGTTCGGTAGTTCTAACGCCTGCTCATCCACTTTCTTCTGGCATGTATCTGCTCGAAGCCAGCGCTGGCTCGAAGCGATTAGTACAGAAGGTAGTCATCCGTTAATAAGCTCAGCACTTGATTTCTTGTCCCAATACAGTAGCCCATACGGTATGGGTAGTCTTTTTATGAAATTCTTTTCTCTACTGTTAAGCTTACTGATTGCAAACAGCGCATTAGCTCAAACCTG is from Spirosoma taeanense and encodes:
- a CDS encoding Gfo/Idh/MocA family protein, which gives rise to MTRWGILGPGRIAHKFAQDLLTVPGAQLYAVASSDQQRADEFAQQYGATHAFGSYDGLLTLPDLDVVYVATPHVKHHENALMMLNGGVAVLGEKPFAMNSGQVREMVDTARAKQVFLMEALWSRFMPGIEQALKLIQSGAIGKVVSVKADFGFKAPFLPEKRLFNKALGGGSLLDIGIYPLFLSYLILGKPTAIKAFATLGTTGVDEQCGMLLSYANGELALLDSTLLAQTETAALIYGEEGHIQIHSRFHETKGLTLTVNDQAPTTFEFDRSTFGYDYEARHVMDCLADGLTESPLWSLDDSLNLMSLLDAIRAEAGIVYE
- a CDS encoding T9SS type A sorting domain-containing protein, encoding MNNTGSNNFNYVSPTGSLEALPNDTYDVWVGNTKVFNDLPVLVPTQQIANFKFRMSNGVGVVQIGNILMRDIAQALPVELLSFTAKPQGQQVQLAWATTSERNADRFEVQRSHDLGEFLTLGEVRAKGNTDLRQYYGLVDERPLDQSNYYRLKQVDQDGTAHYSKVVSVVMDNLTPAFEILGNPTDGHSIYAAVRNLAGATYRLTTLAGRDLSMTNQIQTDGSVVLTPAHPLSSGMYLLEASAGSKRLVQKVVIR
- a CDS encoding DUF481 domain-containing protein, encoding MKNVRLFSLVSFFFLFTTHLSAQIVEQPDPLRPSTPDSTQTSVPTDSSTTDSSQVAAKAALAEPVTPTFRYRFAADGTLTSGNINRTLLQLAGSVDYELSNYFKLSTSPSFVYGRQNGLLAEREWFGDFRTTYRHEKRLYYLGFGSFERSNLRQINRRWTIAGGAGYKLVNRKRAYISITNVLLHEYTDFVELRDISIFRNSARLFGEYTVDKDRLTITHTAFYQPALGTHNVRWNASLSLQMKLTSVVSLRSTLANAYESLVVPGRRNNDLRFTVGLVYEKK
- a CDS encoding AIR synthase related protein, with amino-acid sequence MTDRYAQRGVSASKEDVHNAIAELDKGLFPKAFCKIVPDTLAGDPDFCTIMHADGAGTKSSLAYLYWRETGDLSVWRGIAQDAVVMNTDDLICVGATGPMLLSSTIGRNKNLIPGEVIAEIINGTEEVLQMLRDHGIEIYSTGGETADVGDLVRTIIVDSTVIARMRRDQVISNDRIQAGDVIVGLASFGQATYETQYNGGMGSNGLTSARHDVLAHYLADRYPESFDPAIDRNLIYSGSRQLTDVVEQTGLNVGQLILSPTRTYAPVAKTLLDELRPYIHGMVHCSGGAQTKVLHFIDNLHVIKNNLFPVPPLFEIIQAESNTSWQEMYKVFNMGHRLEVYLSEAYAQQVIDVSRSFGIDAQVIGHVEAYQGKRVTIVTKMGTFFY